From Streptomyces cyaneogriseus subsp. noncyanogenus, the proteins below share one genomic window:
- a CDS encoding DUF4383 domain-containing protein, which produces MSSHARASRNARTPVQQAALLVGVIFLLVGVLGFIPGITTHYDTMKFAAHHSEAKLLGIFQVSILHNLVHLAFGLAGLALSRTASQARMYLLVGGAIYLILWIYGLVIDHDSAANFVPLNTADNWLHLVLGIAMIALGVLLTRGRGTTRTVA; this is translated from the coding sequence ATGTCCAGTCACGCGCGTGCTTCCCGCAATGCCCGAACACCGGTCCAGCAGGCGGCCCTGCTGGTGGGAGTGATCTTTCTCCTGGTCGGTGTGCTCGGCTTCATCCCGGGCATCACCACGCACTACGACACCATGAAGTTCGCCGCTCACCACTCCGAAGCCAAGCTGCTGGGCATCTTCCAGGTGTCGATCCTGCACAACCTCGTACATCTGGCTTTCGGCCTCGCCGGCCTGGCGCTGTCGCGCACCGCGTCGCAGGCGAGGATGTACCTCCTGGTGGGTGGCGCCATCTACCTGATCCTCTGGATCTACGGGCTGGTCATCGACCACGACAGCGCCGCGAACTTCGTCCCCCTGAACACGGCCGACAACTGGCTCCACCTGGTGCTCGGCATCGCGATGATCGCCCTGGGCGTCCTGCTCACGCGCGGGCGCGGCACGACACGAACCGTCGCGTGA
- a CDS encoding bleomycin resistance protein, translating to MSEKTVPVLPCRTIQSVVDFYAALGFEVTFQQKSPNPYAVVERGGIQLHFFGMKGYEPAESYSTCCIQTDDVDGLHEVFRAGLKAAYGRVPTRGLPRMGPLKDTSYGVRQFLVTDPGGNCLRIGQQTSQDQHHRLAPEEIFSRALHHASLLADSRDDPAGAAKIIDRVLRIEDEPPTPVQLLRLLVLRADVAGRLGDEETATSALAKAAAVHLTAQERESVHDDLERLEELRG from the coding sequence ATGAGCGAGAAGACCGTTCCGGTGCTGCCGTGCCGGACCATCCAGTCTGTTGTCGACTTCTACGCCGCCCTCGGCTTCGAGGTGACCTTCCAGCAGAAGAGCCCTAATCCGTACGCGGTCGTGGAGCGTGGCGGCATTCAACTCCACTTCTTCGGGATGAAAGGGTATGAACCGGCCGAGTCGTACAGCACGTGCTGCATCCAAACCGATGACGTCGATGGGCTGCACGAGGTCTTCCGGGCCGGGCTCAAGGCTGCGTACGGAAGAGTCCCGACCCGCGGGTTGCCGCGCATGGGGCCACTGAAGGACACGTCGTACGGCGTACGGCAGTTCCTCGTGACCGATCCCGGCGGCAACTGTCTGCGAATCGGGCAGCAGACCAGTCAGGACCAGCACCACCGGCTCGCACCCGAGGAGATCTTTTCCCGAGCCCTGCATCACGCGTCCCTCCTGGCGGACTCGAGGGACGACCCGGCGGGCGCAGCGAAAATCATCGACCGGGTGCTGCGCATCGAGGACGAGCCCCCCACGCCCGTACAGTTGCTTCGCCTCCTGGTGCTGCGTGCCGATGTCGCCGGGCGCCTCGGTGACGAGGAGACCGCGACGTCCGCGCTCGCCAAGGCCGCAGCAGTCCACCTCACCGCGCAGGAGCGGGAGTCGGTCCACGACGACCTCGAGCGTCTCGAGGAGCTGCGGGGCTAG
- a CDS encoding acyl-CoA thioesterase: MSEPFSVPVTVRGYETDVQGHLNQAVYLNYAEHARWSLLQAAGILQADLVARGVGPVVLETTIRYRRELLAGDEVRVTCEFEWGEGKTFRIRQSVRKADGTVAAEIDALGGLLDLRERRLVADPQRHLKELATDPRLFGL, translated from the coding sequence GTGAGCGAGCCGTTCTCCGTTCCCGTGACCGTGCGCGGGTACGAGACCGATGTGCAGGGTCACCTCAACCAGGCCGTGTACCTGAACTACGCCGAGCACGCCCGCTGGTCGCTGCTCCAGGCCGCCGGGATCCTACAGGCGGACCTCGTCGCGCGGGGCGTGGGCCCGGTGGTCCTGGAGACGACCATCCGCTACCGGCGCGAGCTGCTCGCCGGTGACGAGGTACGGGTGACCTGCGAATTCGAGTGGGGCGAGGGCAAGACGTTCCGGATCAGGCAGTCGGTGCGCAAGGCGGACGGCACGGTGGCGGCCGAGATCGACGCGCTCGGCGGACTGCTCGACCTGCGCGAGCGCAGACTGGTGGCCGATCCGCAGCGGCACCTGAAGGAACTGGCCACCGACCCGCGCCTGTTCGGCCTGTAG
- a CDS encoding histidine phosphatase family protein: protein MGDLFLVRHGETEWSRSGRHTGSTDVPLTEHGREEARRLVPLVRSHRIGAAFVSPLQRARETAELIGLEGARVDADLREWDYGGYEGVTTVEIRRTRPEWFLFTDGVAPGPPEHPGETPEQVGERADRMLAKVDAALASTEGCVVLVAHGHFLRVLTARRLGLPPSAGALFQLATGTLCRLSTEHDRPVIAAWNVRPPA, encoded by the coding sequence ATGGGTGATCTCTTCCTCGTACGGCACGGTGAGACCGAATGGTCGCGGTCCGGGCGGCACACCGGATCGACGGACGTACCGCTGACCGAGCACGGGCGCGAGGAGGCCCGCAGGCTCGTTCCGCTGGTGCGGTCGCACCGCATCGGGGCCGCGTTCGTCAGCCCGCTCCAGCGGGCCCGGGAGACGGCCGAGCTGATCGGGCTGGAGGGGGCGCGGGTCGACGCGGACCTGCGGGAGTGGGACTACGGCGGGTACGAGGGCGTCACCACCGTGGAGATTCGGCGGACGCGGCCGGAGTGGTTCCTGTTCACCGACGGGGTCGCGCCCGGGCCGCCGGAGCACCCCGGGGAGACCCCGGAGCAGGTCGGGGAGCGGGCCGACCGGATGCTGGCCAAGGTGGACGCCGCGCTCGCCAGCACCGAGGGGTGCGTGGTGCTCGTCGCGCACGGCCACTTCCTGCGGGTACTCACCGCCCGCCGGCTCGGACTGCCGCCGTCGGCCGGGGCCCTGTTCCAGCTCGCGACGGGCACGCTGTGCCGGCTGAGCACGGAGCACGACCGGCCGGTGATCGCGGCGTGGAATGTCAGACCCCCGGCGTAG
- a CDS encoding pyridoxal phosphate-dependent aminotransferase translates to MEFRQSNKLSEVCYEIRGPVIEHANALEEAGHSVLRLNTGNPAAFGFEAPEEILQDMIRMLPRAHGYTDSRGVLSARRAVAQRYQTLGLEVDVDDVFLGNGVSELVTMAVQALVEDGDEILIPAPDFPLWTAVTTLAGGKAVHYLCDEQAEWNPDLADLESKITDRTKAVVIINPNNPTGAVYPKEIVEGILDLARRHGLMVFADEIYDQILYDDAVHHSAAALAPDLVVLTFCGLSKTYRVAGFRSGWLVVTGPKQHAKDYLEGLTMLASMRLCANAPAQYAIQAALGGRQSIRELTAPGGRLREQRDVAWERLNEIPGVSCVKPKGALYAFPRLDPKVHRIHDDEKFVLDLLLREKIQVVQGTGFNWPSPDHFRILTLPHADDLEAAIGRIGRFLGGYRQ, encoded by the coding sequence ATGGAGTTCCGGCAGTCGAACAAGCTCAGCGAGGTCTGCTACGAGATCCGCGGCCCGGTGATAGAGCACGCCAACGCGCTGGAGGAGGCCGGCCACAGCGTCCTGCGCCTCAACACCGGCAATCCGGCCGCCTTCGGCTTCGAGGCGCCGGAGGAGATCCTCCAGGACATGATCCGCATGCTGCCGCGGGCCCACGGCTACACCGACTCGCGCGGCGTCCTCTCCGCCCGCCGGGCCGTGGCCCAGCGCTACCAGACGCTCGGCCTGGAGGTCGACGTCGACGACGTCTTCCTCGGCAACGGCGTCTCGGAGCTGGTCACCATGGCCGTGCAGGCCCTGGTCGAGGACGGCGACGAGATCCTGATCCCCGCCCCCGACTTCCCCCTCTGGACGGCGGTGACGACCCTCGCGGGCGGCAAGGCGGTCCACTACCTGTGCGACGAGCAGGCCGAGTGGAACCCGGACCTCGCCGACCTGGAATCGAAGATCACCGACCGCACCAAGGCGGTGGTGATCATCAACCCGAACAACCCCACCGGCGCGGTGTACCCCAAGGAGATCGTCGAGGGCATCCTCGACCTGGCCCGACGCCACGGCCTGATGGTCTTCGCCGACGAGATCTACGACCAGATCCTCTACGACGACGCCGTGCACCACTCGGCCGCCGCCCTCGCCCCCGATCTGGTCGTCCTCACCTTCTGCGGCCTGTCGAAGACCTACCGGGTGGCCGGCTTCCGCTCCGGCTGGCTGGTCGTCACCGGCCCCAAGCAGCACGCGAAGGACTACCTGGAGGGCCTGACCATGCTGGCCTCCATGCGCCTGTGCGCCAACGCGCCCGCCCAGTACGCCATCCAGGCCGCGCTCGGCGGCCGCCAGTCCATCCGCGAGCTGACCGCGCCGGGCGGCCGGCTGCGCGAGCAGCGCGACGTGGCGTGGGAGCGGCTCAACGAGATCCCGGGCGTGTCGTGCGTGAAGCCGAAGGGCGCGCTGTACGCCTTCCCGCGCCTGGACCCGAAGGTGCACCGGATCCACGACGACGAGAAGTTCGTCCTGGACCTGCTGCTGCGGGAGAAGATCCAGGTGGTCCAGGGCACGGGCTTCAACTGGCCCTCCCCGGACCACTTCCGCATCCTGACCCTGCCCCACGCGGACGACCTGGAGGCGGCGATCGGGCGGATCGGGCGGTTCCTCGGCGGGTACCGGCAGTAG
- a CDS encoding winged helix-turn-helix transcriptional regulator has translation MSPRTRRSYDQYCSVARALDVVGDRWTLLIVRELLAGPRRYTDLHADLPGVSTDVLASRLKDLERDGLATRRRLPPPGAVSVYELTARGRALLPVLQALGSWGSAELGERRPTDAVRAHWFALPLLRALDGEGEGVVEVRLEEGNFHVHAGAVEGPVYGDGPAPGDPDVRLSLDAGTCAAIGRGEVGLAQAVRDGRVEVMGEGPLAKALREG, from the coding sequence ATGTCACCCCGCACTCGCCGAAGTTACGACCAGTACTGCTCCGTCGCCCGCGCCCTCGACGTCGTCGGCGACCGCTGGACCCTGCTGATCGTCCGTGAGCTGCTGGCCGGTCCGCGGCGCTACACCGACCTGCACGCGGACCTGCCCGGCGTCAGTACGGACGTCCTGGCCTCCCGGCTGAAGGACCTGGAGCGCGACGGGCTGGCGACGCGCCGCCGGCTGCCGCCGCCCGGCGCCGTCTCCGTCTACGAACTCACCGCGCGCGGGCGTGCGTTGCTGCCCGTGCTCCAGGCGCTCGGGAGCTGGGGCTCGGCCGAGCTGGGGGAGCGGCGGCCCACGGACGCGGTGCGGGCGCACTGGTTCGCGCTGCCGTTGCTGCGGGCCCTGGACGGGGAGGGCGAAGGGGTGGTCGAAGTCCGGCTGGAGGAAGGGAACTTCCACGTCCACGCGGGGGCCGTGGAGGGGCCCGTCTACGGCGACGGACCGGCGCCCGGCGATCCCGACGTCCGGCTGTCCCTCGACGCCGGGACGTGTGCGGCCATCGGCCGCGGCGAGGTGGGCCTGGCGCAGGCGGTGCGGGACGGCCGCGTCGAGGTGATGGGCGAGGGGCCGCTCGCCAAGGCGCTGAGGGAGGGATGA
- a CDS encoding VWA domain-containing protein, which produces MIIRKRLAAGVSALLAALTAGLAFPAGAVAGEPTGEDAPKVNLVLDVSGSMRARDIDGGSRMAAAKQAFNEVLDATPEEVELGIRTLGADYAGDDRRTGCKDTAQLYPVGPLDRTEAKTAVATLTPTGWTPIGPALLAAADDLDGGSGSKRIVLISDGEDTCAPLDPCEVAREIAAKGIGLTIDTLGLVPNAKMRQQLSCIAEATGGTYTSVEHTDELTDRVNQLVDRAADPVVTPVATVGADTCAKAPVLKSGLYTDREEFGQQRWYRVDVLPGQELRASVSVAADRAVAPSYGVLLRAVTVHGREIVRGEAADNGRTDVISTGLRYPKAEREDADAGKPAAETVCLQVAHSFSAASGVKTTPGLPLELTVDVVDGPDQADDVASFGLGRGWWLLGVLVLAGFLGGLVWGWLSRWRVAVWRTN; this is translated from the coding sequence ATGATCATAAGAAAACGGCTCGCGGCAGGCGTGAGCGCGCTGCTCGCCGCGCTGACGGCCGGGCTCGCCTTCCCGGCCGGGGCGGTGGCCGGGGAACCCACGGGCGAGGACGCCCCGAAGGTGAACCTCGTGCTCGACGTCAGCGGTTCGATGCGGGCGCGGGACATCGACGGCGGCTCCCGGATGGCCGCGGCGAAGCAGGCGTTCAACGAGGTGCTCGACGCGACGCCCGAGGAGGTGGAGCTGGGGATCCGCACCCTCGGCGCCGACTACGCGGGCGACGACCGCAGGACGGGCTGCAAGGACACCGCCCAGCTCTACCCGGTCGGCCCGCTGGACCGCACCGAGGCCAAGACGGCCGTGGCGACGCTGACGCCGACCGGCTGGACGCCGATCGGCCCCGCGCTGCTGGCGGCGGCCGACGACCTCGACGGCGGCTCCGGCTCCAAGCGGATCGTGCTGATCAGCGACGGCGAGGACACCTGCGCCCCGCTCGACCCGTGCGAGGTCGCCCGCGAGATCGCCGCCAAGGGCATCGGTCTGACCATCGACACGCTCGGCCTGGTCCCCAACGCGAAGATGCGGCAGCAGCTCAGTTGCATCGCCGAGGCGACGGGCGGGACGTACACCTCGGTCGAGCACACCGACGAACTGACCGACCGCGTCAACCAGTTGGTGGACCGGGCGGCCGACCCGGTGGTGACGCCGGTGGCGACCGTCGGCGCGGACACCTGTGCGAAGGCACCGGTGCTGAAGTCCGGTCTGTACACCGACCGGGAGGAGTTCGGGCAGCAGCGCTGGTACCGCGTGGACGTGCTGCCGGGCCAGGAGCTGCGGGCCTCGGTGAGCGTGGCCGCCGACCGGGCCGTCGCCCCCTCCTACGGGGTGCTGCTGCGGGCGGTGACCGTGCACGGCCGGGAGATCGTGCGCGGCGAGGCGGCGGACAACGGGCGTACGGACGTGATCTCGACGGGCCTGCGCTACCCGAAGGCCGAGCGGGAGGACGCCGACGCCGGCAAGCCGGCCGCCGAGACCGTCTGCCTCCAGGTCGCCCACTCCTTCTCGGCGGCCTCCGGGGTGAAGACCACGCCCGGACTGCCGCTGGAGCTGACGGTCGACGTCGTCGACGGCCCCGACCAGGCGGACGACGTGGCCTCGTTCGGCCTCGGGCGCGGCTGGTGGCTGCTGGGCGTGCTCGTCCTCGCCGGGTTCCTCGGCGGTCTGGTGTGGGGCTGGCTGTCGCGCTGGCGGGTCGCGGTCTGGAGGACCAACTGA
- a CDS encoding IucA/IucC family protein, protein MHRPRTAEAEVAEELAAVRPGLLSRYTAALPGARAAVLSRLWRALAYEPLPWVERREPGRGSLVLRLRDGRRLHGPAADPYRTDAYVTAVRLDGAAYTDPAALVRDLAVPHCSAFAAELGHSAASAALARAGQPDGDPAGGRAWPRRDWEWEQRVVDGHPFHPGCRSRPGFSVAEQLAYGPEHRQVVELELVPVPAARCLVAGEWPPELRDAGRVLVPVHPWQAAHVLKRRGEARLAAHPLMSLRTLALPAGPHVKTALSARLTSSVRDISVASVTASAALSAFGEELAARTDGLLHVTRTLGAATDGSPDLAALVRESPAAYAAPDERVLPVAALATTGLPGSAAWLAGFARLALTAGLRLLELGVALEAHGQNLLVVLDPSGAPRRLVYRDLADIRVGPSRLARHGIAVTGLPARIVTDDERVLRRKLFGSLVGGALAAVAGSGAALREALETSVRDLPRTPDLPALLGEPLPVKALTLMRLSPGAAGDLWAELPNPLHGAEF, encoded by the coding sequence GTGCACCGTCCCCGCACCGCCGAGGCCGAGGTCGCCGAGGAGCTGGCCGCCGTACGACCCGGGCTTCTGTCCCGGTACACGGCCGCGCTGCCCGGTGCCCGCGCCGCCGTGCTGTCCCGGCTGTGGCGCGCGCTGGCGTACGAGCCGCTGCCCTGGGTCGAGCGCCGGGAGCCGGGCCGGGGATCCCTGGTGCTGCGGCTGCGGGACGGGCGCCGGCTGCACGGCCCGGCCGCCGATCCGTACCGTACCGACGCCTACGTCACCGCCGTCCGTCTCGACGGCGCCGCGTACACGGACCCGGCGGCGCTGGTGCGGGACCTCGCCGTACCGCACTGCTCGGCCTTCGCCGCCGAGCTGGGGCACAGCGCGGCCTCCGCGGCGCTGGCCCGGGCCGGGCAGCCGGACGGCGACCCGGCGGGCGGGCGGGCGTGGCCGCGGCGGGACTGGGAGTGGGAGCAGCGGGTCGTCGACGGACACCCCTTCCACCCCGGCTGCCGCTCCCGCCCGGGGTTCTCGGTGGCCGAGCAGCTCGCCTACGGGCCCGAACACCGGCAGGTGGTGGAGCTGGAGCTGGTGCCGGTCCCCGCCGCGCGGTGCCTGGTGGCCGGGGAGTGGCCGCCGGAGCTGCGGGACGCGGGGCGGGTGCTCGTCCCGGTGCATCCGTGGCAGGCGGCGCACGTGCTGAAGCGGCGGGGCGAAGCCCGGCTGGCCGCGCACCCGCTGATGTCCCTGCGCACCCTCGCCCTGCCCGCCGGACCGCACGTCAAGACGGCGCTGAGCGCCCGGCTGACCTCCTCGGTGCGGGACATCTCCGTCGCCTCCGTCACCGCCTCCGCGGCCCTGTCCGCGTTCGGGGAGGAACTGGCGGCGCGCACGGACGGGCTGCTGCACGTCACCCGTACGCTGGGCGCCGCCACCGACGGCTCGCCCGACCTGGCGGCGCTGGTGCGCGAATCGCCGGCGGCGTACGCGGCGCCGGACGAGCGGGTGCTGCCGGTGGCGGCGCTCGCCACCACCGGGCTGCCCGGCTCCGCCGCCTGGCTGGCCGGCTTCGCCCGGCTGGCCCTCACCGCCGGGCTGCGCCTGCTGGAGCTGGGCGTGGCCCTGGAGGCGCACGGGCAGAACCTGCTGGTGGTACTGGATCCGTCGGGCGCGCCGCGGCGGCTGGTCTACCGTGATCTGGCCGACATCCGCGTCGGCCCGTCCCGCCTGGCCCGGCACGGGATCGCCGTGACCGGCCTGCCCGCGCGGATCGTTACGGACGACGAGCGGGTGCTGCGCCGCAAGCTGTTCGGGTCGCTGGTGGGCGGTGCGCTGGCGGCCGTGGCCGGATCGGGTGCGGCGCTGCGGGAGGCGCTGGAGACGTCCGTACGGGATCTGCCGCGCACCCCGGACCTGCCGGCGCTCCTCGGGGAACCGCTGCCGGTAAAGGCGCTGACGCTGATGCGGCTGTCGCCCGGGGCGGCCGGGGACCTGTGGGCGGAGCTGCCCAACCCGCTGCACGGCGCCGAATTCTGA
- a CDS encoding IucA/IucC family protein, with product MDRVDLLPPPAGDDPRARHAVLADDDAPARDGDTRSRADDIAERADAYAAAPLLNCLLREVAEPLPGRGAGDRRVYRLPGTGRLLRVRGGRRPAEPEAYAAGRWHRLDHAELVKLTAEELTRHTGLPNHELPTEMTDSRDAVAALLAARDLAAPPADPYLVSEQSLLTGHPHHPAPKARGGGPQAGWLPYAPEAHARFPLALLGVREDTVAEEGDPSALDALGTAPRGYRLLPAHPWQLDLAGPALAPAFADGRLLRLGRTPFPVWPTAAVRTVYAPERDVFWKFSLDVRITNDIRRLWRHDLLRLRRTDAAATAAFAAIGPPAAWLGDRGYRTADFAFEELAVVVRDGLRDRLTPGTAPLLAAGLVEGFPGSPLERAADPGAWWEAYLAAVVPPVLAAFAGHGVVLEAHLQNTLVAVDRDGTPAQALFRDAEGVKLLTETPRAAGWERLVYCLVVNHLCEIAAALAEHHPGFDPWPAARRELARHDLAEIPALLSCPTLPGKTNLLLRWTGADGADARYRPLPNPLAGT from the coding sequence GTGGACCGCGTGGATCTCCTGCCCCCGCCCGCCGGCGACGACCCCCGAGCCCGGCACGCCGTCCTCGCGGACGACGACGCCCCGGCCCGCGACGGCGACACCCGGAGCCGCGCCGACGACATCGCGGAGCGCGCCGACGCCTACGCCGCCGCGCCGCTGCTCAACTGCCTGCTGCGGGAGGTGGCCGAGCCCCTCCCCGGCCGCGGCGCCGGCGACCGGCGGGTGTACCGGCTGCCCGGCACCGGCCGGCTGCTGCGGGTGCGGGGCGGGCGGCGGCCCGCCGAGCCGGAGGCGTACGCCGCGGGGCGCTGGCACCGCCTCGACCACGCCGAGCTGGTGAAACTCACGGCCGAGGAACTGACCCGGCACACCGGCCTGCCCAACCACGAACTGCCCACCGAGATGACCGACAGCCGGGACGCGGTCGCCGCGCTGCTGGCCGCCCGGGACCTCGCCGCCCCGCCCGCCGACCCGTATCTCGTCTCCGAGCAGAGCCTCCTCACCGGCCACCCCCACCACCCCGCCCCCAAGGCGCGCGGCGGCGGACCGCAGGCCGGCTGGCTGCCGTACGCGCCCGAGGCGCACGCCCGGTTCCCGCTGGCCCTGCTCGGTGTGCGCGAGGACACGGTCGCCGAGGAGGGCGACCCCTCGGCCCTGGACGCCCTCGGCACGGCTCCCCGGGGCTACCGGCTGCTGCCCGCCCATCCCTGGCAGCTCGACCTGGCCGGTCCCGCGCTCGCCCCCGCCTTCGCCGACGGACGTCTCCTGCGGCTGGGCCGCACGCCCTTCCCGGTCTGGCCGACGGCCGCGGTCCGCACGGTGTACGCCCCCGAGCGGGACGTGTTCTGGAAGTTCAGCCTCGATGTGCGCATCACCAACGACATCCGGCGGCTGTGGCGCCACGACCTGCTGAGGCTGCGCCGCACCGACGCCGCGGCGACCGCCGCCTTCGCCGCGATCGGGCCGCCGGCGGCCTGGCTCGGCGACCGCGGCTACCGCACCGCGGACTTCGCCTTCGAGGAACTGGCCGTCGTCGTCCGCGACGGGCTGCGCGACCGCCTCACACCCGGCACGGCCCCGCTGCTCGCCGCCGGACTGGTCGAGGGCTTCCCCGGCAGCCCGCTGGAACGCGCGGCGGACCCCGGCGCCTGGTGGGAGGCGTACCTCGCCGCGGTCGTGCCGCCGGTCCTGGCGGCCTTCGCCGGCCACGGCGTCGTCCTGGAGGCCCACTTGCAGAACACACTCGTCGCCGTGGACCGCGACGGCACCCCCGCACAGGCGCTGTTCCGGGACGCCGAGGGCGTCAAACTGCTCACCGAGACCCCGCGCGCGGCCGGCTGGGAGCGGCTGGTGTACTGCCTGGTCGTCAACCACCTCTGCGAGATCGCCGCCGCGCTGGCCGAACACCACCCGGGCTTCGACCCCTGGCCCGCCGCCCGCCGCGAGCTGGCCCGGCACGACCTGGCCGAGATCCCCGCGCTGCTCTCCTGCCCCACCCTGCCCGGCAAGACCAACCTGCTGCTGCGCTGGACGGGCGCGGACGGCGCCGACGCCCGCTACCGCCCGCTGCCCAACCCGCTGGCCGGCACCTGA
- a CDS encoding winged helix-turn-helix domain-containing protein, whose protein sequence is MPGGRLTQQDRQRIAAGLAEGLSYAEIARRLDRPTSTISREVARNGGPGGYRPRQAHRATVRRARRGTPAPPRAAGPRSGPEEEIIELAVRSGMPRMTARVHVDLLLSEDGRRTAAELAHRLEVSPASVSVAVNFLVQQGFVRRERDPRRRRDVYVVDDEVWYHSVVISARQTLESARAALARAETAGLDTPAGQRMTRAGAFLERVTLDMLESADRWRPLLM, encoded by the coding sequence ATGCCAGGAGGACGGTTGACCCAACAGGACCGCCAGCGCATCGCGGCCGGACTCGCCGAGGGGCTCTCCTACGCGGAGATCGCCCGGCGGCTCGACCGGCCGACCTCGACGATCAGCCGGGAGGTCGCGCGCAACGGCGGCCCCGGCGGCTACCGGCCCCGGCAGGCGCACCGGGCCACGGTCCGGCGGGCGCGGCGCGGCACACCGGCGCCGCCGCGCGCGGCCGGACCGCGCAGCGGCCCGGAGGAGGAGATCATCGAGCTGGCGGTCCGGTCGGGGATGCCGAGGATGACCGCGCGGGTCCACGTCGACCTGCTGCTGTCCGAGGACGGCAGGCGCACCGCGGCCGAGCTGGCCCACCGGCTGGAGGTCAGCCCGGCCTCCGTCTCCGTGGCGGTGAACTTCCTGGTCCAGCAGGGTTTCGTCCGCCGCGAGCGCGACCCGCGGCGGCGTCGGGACGTCTACGTGGTCGACGACGAGGTCTGGTACCACTCGGTCGTGATCAGCGCGCGGCAGACGCTGGAGTCGGCGCGGGCCGCCCTGGCGAGGGCGGAGACGGCGGGGCTCGACACGCCCGCTGGGCAACGGATGACCAGGGCGGGCGCCTTTCTGGAGCGGGTCACCCTGGACATGCTGGAGTCGGCCGACCGCTGGCGCCCCCTGCTGATGTGA
- a CDS encoding cytochrome P450 produces MGEPVHAVPMLPTARRPGCPFDPPEELTDARRHGPISRLTHFGGNPGWLVTGYDLVRSVLADPRFSSRRELMNVVDYELPPAPPGEFLLMDEPRHGRYRKPLVGKFTVRRMRLLTERVEQITTACLDAMEKAGPPADLVTSFAKPIPAIVICELLGVPYEDRGSFQEQIDAFVGGGTDEDELMAAYTATQDYLAGLVAAKRAHPTDDVLSELTDSDLTEEELKGIALVLLVAGLDTTANMLSLGTFALLENPAQLAALRADPALADRAVEELLRYLSVAKSFMRTALEDVELGGQTIEAGTTVVLSYHTANRDPERFADPDTLDIRRQHTGHLAFGHGIHQCLGQQLARVELRVALPALIARFPALRLAVPAEEVGLRPETADIYGVTSLPVTWDTEAS; encoded by the coding sequence ATGGGTGAACCCGTCCACGCCGTCCCGATGCTGCCGACGGCGCGTCGGCCCGGCTGCCCCTTCGACCCGCCGGAAGAGCTGACCGACGCCCGTCGGCACGGCCCCATCAGCCGCCTCACCCACTTCGGCGGCAATCCCGGCTGGCTGGTCACCGGCTACGACCTGGTGAGGTCGGTCCTGGCCGATCCGCGGTTCAGCTCGCGCAGGGAACTCATGAACGTCGTCGACTACGAGCTCCCTCCGGCGCCGCCCGGCGAGTTCCTGCTCATGGACGAGCCGCGGCACGGGCGCTACCGGAAGCCGCTGGTGGGCAAGTTCACCGTACGGCGGATGCGCCTGCTCACCGAGCGCGTCGAGCAGATCACCACCGCCTGCCTGGACGCCATGGAGAAGGCCGGACCGCCGGCGGACCTGGTCACCTCCTTCGCCAAGCCCATCCCCGCCATCGTCATCTGCGAGCTGCTGGGGGTGCCGTACGAGGACCGCGGCTCGTTCCAGGAACAGATCGACGCGTTCGTGGGCGGGGGGACGGACGAGGACGAGCTGATGGCGGCCTACACCGCGACCCAGGACTACCTCGCGGGACTGGTCGCCGCCAAGCGCGCGCACCCCACCGACGACGTGCTCAGCGAACTCACCGACAGCGATCTGACCGAGGAGGAGCTGAAGGGAATCGCCCTCGTCCTGCTGGTGGCCGGGCTCGACACCACCGCGAACATGCTGTCCCTCGGCACCTTCGCGCTGCTGGAGAACCCGGCGCAACTGGCCGCGCTGCGCGCCGACCCCGCCCTCGCCGACCGGGCCGTGGAGGAACTGCTGCGGTATCTGAGCGTCGCCAAGTCCTTCATGAGGACGGCGCTGGAGGACGTCGAGCTGGGCGGCCAGACCATCGAGGCCGGTACGACGGTCGTCCTGTCGTACCACACCGCCAACCGCGACCCCGAGCGCTTCGCCGACCCCGACACGCTCGACATCCGGCGGCAGCACACCGGGCACCTGGCCTTCGGCCACGGCATCCACCAGTGCCTGGGCCAGCAACTGGCCCGGGTCGAGCTGCGGGTGGCACTCCCCGCCCTGATCGCTCGCTTCCCCGCGCTGCGTCTGGCCGTGCCCGCCGAGGAGGTCGGTCTGCGTCCGGAGACCGCGGACATCTACGGGGTCACGAGCCTGCCGGTCACCTGGGACACGGAGGCGTCATGA
- a CDS encoding ferredoxin: MRRPRLRVDRERCIGAGMCALTAPEVFDQDPDDGRVLLLRAEPPAALHAAARLAAGLCPSGAIALDEPESGGT, translated from the coding sequence ATGAGGAGGCCACGGCTGCGCGTCGACCGCGAGCGCTGCATCGGCGCGGGGATGTGCGCGCTGACCGCCCCCGAGGTCTTCGACCAGGACCCCGACGACGGCCGTGTGCTCCTGCTGCGCGCCGAGCCGCCCGCCGCCCTGCACGCGGCCGCCAGGCTGGCCGCCGGTCTCTGTCCCTCCGGGGCGATCGCCCTGGACGAGCCGGAATCGGGCGGCACCTGA